From one Thalassobaculum sp. OXR-137 genomic stretch:
- the modB gene encoding molybdate ABC transporter permease subunit, with product MPDLAEIWSPVRLTLILAAVTTLVLLVVATPIAWWLARSRAAWKEAVAAIVALPLVLPPTVLGFYLLILLGPDGPGGWLASLGGARSLAFTFTGLVIGSVIYSLPFVVQPVRNAFEAMGDRPLEVAATLRAGPWDRFWSVAVPLARRGFLTGAVLGFAHTMGEFGVILMIGGNIPGETRVLSIAIYDYVETLRWAEAHLLAGGMVVFAFAVILAMLVLEKRIGGVRS from the coding sequence ATGCCCGACCTCGCCGAGATCTGGTCCCCGGTCCGCCTGACCCTGATCCTGGCGGCGGTTACGACCCTGGTCCTGCTGGTCGTCGCCACGCCGATCGCCTGGTGGCTCGCGCGGTCGCGTGCCGCCTGGAAGGAAGCGGTGGCAGCAATCGTCGCCCTACCCTTGGTGCTGCCGCCGACGGTGCTCGGCTTCTATCTCCTGATCCTGCTCGGGCCGGACGGGCCGGGCGGGTGGCTCGCCTCTCTCGGCGGTGCGCGGTCGCTGGCCTTCACCTTCACCGGACTGGTCATCGGCTCGGTGATCTATTCCCTGCCCTTCGTGGTGCAGCCGGTCCGCAACGCCTTCGAGGCCATGGGCGACCGGCCGCTGGAGGTCGCCGCCACCCTGCGCGCCGGCCCCTGGGACCGATTCTGGAGCGTGGCGGTGCCGCTTGCCCGACGCGGATTCCTGACCGGGGCGGTGCTCGGCTTCGCCCACACCATGGGCGAGTTCGGCGTGATCCTGATGATCGGCGGCAACATCCCGGGCGAGACGCGGGTTCTCTCCATCGCCATCTACGACTACGTGGAGACCCTGCGCTGGGCCGAGGCACACCTGTTGGCCGGCGGCATGGTGGTCTTCGCCTTCGCGGTGATCCTGGCGATGCTGGTGCTGGAGAAGCGGATCGGGGGGGTGCGGTCGTGA
- the modC gene encoding molybdenum ABC transporter ATP-binding protein, with translation MSRPPDGIDARFAGTMGGFSLDVAFTAPMRGITALFGPSGSGKTTVLRAMAGLARLPGHLRVGGETWQDDAHRLFLSPHRRPIGYVFQEASLFAHLSVRGNLLYGAKRSAGQAPAIGFDEAVTLLGLERLLERGPDKLSGGERQRVAIGRALLSCPRLLLMDEPLSALDEASRADILATFERLHYALPIPALYVSHDLAEVARLADRMVVLSAGRVVAEGDVGPILERLDLEPATGRFEAGVVLSASVTGHDGTYQLTRLDLAGQPVSIPRVDVAVGDRVRLRIRARDVALATRPPEGISIRNRLSGRIVEIAAAEGAPYAETLIEIADGVRLRSRVTRESADELGLQVGAPVIALVKTISFDGR, from the coding sequence GTGAGCCGCCCGCCCGACGGCATCGACGCCCGGTTCGCCGGGACCATGGGCGGGTTCTCCCTGGACGTCGCCTTCACCGCGCCGATGCGGGGCATCACCGCCCTGTTCGGCCCCTCCGGCTCCGGCAAGACGACGGTGTTGCGGGCGATGGCGGGGCTCGCCCGCCTGCCCGGACACCTCCGCGTCGGTGGCGAGACCTGGCAGGACGACGCGCACCGCCTATTCCTATCGCCGCACCGCCGACCCATCGGCTATGTGTTCCAGGAGGCGAGCCTGTTCGCCCATCTGTCGGTGCGCGGCAACCTGCTGTACGGCGCCAAGCGGTCGGCCGGGCAGGCGCCGGCGATCGGCTTCGACGAGGCGGTGACGCTGCTCGGATTGGAGCGGCTGCTTGAGCGCGGGCCGGACAAACTCTCCGGCGGCGAGCGGCAACGGGTGGCCATCGGCCGCGCCCTGCTTTCCTGTCCCCGTCTGCTGCTGATGGACGAGCCGCTCTCGGCTCTGGACGAGGCGTCGCGGGCCGACATCCTCGCCACCTTCGAGCGGCTGCACTACGCCCTGCCGATCCCGGCGCTCTATGTCAGCCACGATCTGGCCGAGGTCGCCCGGCTGGCCGACCGGATGGTGGTGCTCTCGGCAGGCCGGGTGGTGGCGGAGGGGGATGTGGGACCGATCCTGGAACGGCTGGATCTGGAGCCGGCCACCGGACGGTTCGAGGCCGGCGTGGTGCTGTCCGCCTCGGTGACCGGTCACGACGGCACCTACCAGCTCACCCGCCTCGACCTGGCGGGTCAGCCGGTGTCCATTCCGCGGGTGGATGTGGCCGTCGGCGATCGGGTCCGCCTGCGCATCCGCGCCCGGGACGTGGCGCTGGCGACCCGGCCGCCGGAGGGGATCAGCATCCGCAACCGGCTCTCCGGCCGGATCGTCGAGATCGCCGCCGCCGAGGGCGCGCCCTATGCCGAAACTCTGATCGAGATCGCCGACGGTGTGCGCCTGCGGTCGCGGGTCACGCGGGAGTCGGCGGACGAGCTCGGCCTGCAGGTCGGCGCGCCGGTCATCGCCCTGGTGAAGACGATCTCCTTCGACGGGAGATAG
- a CDS encoding CoA transferase, with the protein MAGPLEGFRIIDLTSVVSGPLGTMLLADQGAEVIKIEHPAGGDFTRAMANRQGGFSASFLNNNRSKKSVALNLKDPRGVEAVLKLAATADAFVQNFRPGVTDRMGLGEAAVRAVNPSIVYCSISGFGDTGPYADKPVYDPLVQALSGLTSIQGGSDDARPRLVRTIIPDKLTGYTSAQAITAALLKRERSGEGQHVKVSMLDSVIDFLWHSDMGSQTFVGGELPQEKAASFIDLIYETTDGYITVAVNTDKQWKSLTAALETPEWLEDPRFLTPALRHENIDDRLTLTQSVLATESSAYWLERLEAHDVPCAPVLTRSAMIDHPQIRATGIVVELDHPQAGRVRQARPAATFSVSAPDLSHGAPVLGADTDAMLASAGFTDAEIATLRAEGVAGTKEEDAA; encoded by the coding sequence ATGGCCGGACCGCTTGAGGGATTCCGCATCATCGACCTGACCAGCGTGGTCTCCGGGCCGCTCGGCACCATGCTGCTGGCCGACCAGGGGGCGGAGGTGATCAAGATCGAACACCCGGCCGGCGGCGACTTCACCCGCGCCATGGCCAACCGCCAGGGCGGCTTCTCCGCCTCGTTCCTGAACAACAACCGCTCCAAGAAGTCGGTGGCCCTCAACCTGAAGGACCCGCGCGGCGTCGAGGCGGTGCTGAAGCTGGCGGCGACGGCCGATGCCTTTGTGCAGAACTTCCGCCCCGGCGTGACCGACCGCATGGGTCTGGGCGAGGCAGCGGTGCGGGCGGTGAACCCGTCGATCGTCTACTGCTCGATCAGCGGCTTCGGCGATACCGGACCCTATGCCGACAAGCCGGTCTACGACCCGCTGGTCCAGGCCCTGTCCGGCCTCACCTCCATCCAGGGCGGATCCGACGACGCCCGCCCCCGGCTTGTGCGCACCATCATCCCCGACAAGCTGACCGGCTACACCTCCGCCCAGGCGATCACCGCCGCCCTGCTGAAGCGCGAGCGCAGCGGCGAGGGCCAGCACGTGAAAGTCTCCATGCTGGACAGCGTGATCGACTTCCTGTGGCACTCCGACATGGGCAGCCAGACCTTCGTCGGCGGCGAGCTGCCGCAGGAGAAGGCGGCCAGCTTCATCGACCTGATCTACGAGACCACCGACGGCTATATCACCGTGGCGGTGAACACCGACAAGCAGTGGAAATCGCTGACCGCCGCCCTGGAGACGCCGGAATGGCTGGAGGACCCGCGCTTCCTCACCCCGGCCCTGCGGCACGAGAATATCGACGACCGGCTGACCCTGACCCAGAGCGTGCTGGCCACCGAGAGCTCGGCCTATTGGCTGGAGCGGCTGGAGGCCCATGACGTGCCCTGCGCGCCGGTACTGACCCGCTCCGCCATGATCGACCATCCGCAGATCCGGGCGACCGGCATCGTGGTCGAGCTCGACCATCCCCAGGCCGGCCGCGTGCGTCAGGCCCGACCGGCGGCGACGTTCTCGGTGAGCGCGCCCGATCTGTCCCACGGCGCGCCGGTCCTGGGGGCGGATACCGACGCGATGTTGGCGTCTGCCGGGTTCACGGACGCGGAGATCGCCACCCTGCGCGCCGAGGGCGTCGCCGGCACCAAGGAGGAGGACGCGGCATGA
- a CDS encoding glutathione S-transferase family protein, with the protein MIDFYYWPTPNGWKVAILLEELGIDYTLIPLNISKGDQFKPEFLAISPNNRMPAIVDHGVEGDPISVFESGAILHYLARKTGRFIPSDPRGEKEVLEWLFWQTGNQGPMAGQLSHFVNYAPEDVPYAKTRYLNEYDRCVAVLERRLEGREWIVGDDYTIADMICWPWVLIAKPLGASLDAYPNVSRWRAAIKERPAVQRAVDLGKEFRRSAPPDDAERKILFTQSGASVTR; encoded by the coding sequence ATGATCGACTTCTACTACTGGCCCACCCCGAACGGCTGGAAGGTCGCGATCCTGCTGGAGGAGCTGGGGATCGACTACACGCTGATCCCGCTGAACATCTCCAAGGGCGACCAGTTCAAGCCGGAGTTCCTGGCGATCAGCCCGAACAACCGGATGCCCGCCATCGTCGACCACGGCGTGGAGGGCGACCCGATATCCGTCTTCGAGTCCGGCGCCATCCTGCATTACCTCGCCCGCAAGACCGGCCGCTTCATCCCGAGCGACCCACGGGGCGAGAAGGAAGTGCTGGAATGGCTGTTCTGGCAGACCGGCAACCAGGGACCGATGGCCGGCCAGCTCAGCCATTTCGTGAACTACGCGCCGGAAGACGTGCCCTACGCCAAGACCCGCTACCTCAACGAATACGACCGCTGCGTGGCGGTGCTGGAGCGCCGGTTGGAGGGACGGGAGTGGATCGTCGGCGACGACTACACCATCGCCGACATGATCTGCTGGCCCTGGGTGCTGATCGCCAAGCCGCTGGGTGCGTCCCTGGACGCCTATCCGAACGTGAGCCGCTGGCGGGCGGCGATCAAGGAGCGGCCGGCCGTGCAGCGGGCGGTCGATCTCGGCAAGGAGTTCCGCCGCTCCGCCCCGCCGGACGATGCCGAGCGCAAGATCCTGTTCACCCAGAGCGGGGCGAGCGTCACGCGGTAG
- a CDS encoding IS110 family transposase codes for MDQVIVGIDVSKSRLDVHILLGAQGPGECEAVPRDGAGIAALAERLGALGATLVGVEATGGFETVVAAGLAGAGLPVVVVNPRQIRAFAQALGRRAKTDPIDAEMIARFLAATRPEPRALPDASGRLLADLVARRRQIVSMIAAERQRQSRLTEPRVRRSILRLITALEKELNEVDREIDDQVRGSPIWQAQEDLLRSVPGIGPATARTLLADLPELGRLDRRQIASLAGLAPWTRQSGTWRGKAFIGGGRASVRTALFVAAMVGARYNPTLKAFHARLIAAGKPKMVALIAVARKLLTILNAIVRDQKPWQVA; via the coding sequence ATGGACCAGGTGATCGTGGGTATCGACGTCTCCAAGAGCCGTCTGGATGTTCATATCCTGCTCGGCGCGCAAGGGCCGGGCGAATGTGAGGCGGTGCCGCGTGACGGCGCTGGGATTGCAGCGTTGGCCGAGCGTCTTGGAGCGCTGGGAGCAACGCTGGTGGGGGTCGAGGCGACGGGCGGCTTCGAGACGGTGGTGGCGGCGGGTCTGGCCGGGGCGGGCTTGCCGGTCGTCGTGGTCAATCCGCGCCAGATCCGGGCCTTCGCCCAGGCGCTGGGACGTCGGGCGAAGACCGATCCGATCGATGCGGAGATGATCGCCCGGTTCCTGGCGGCGACCCGGCCTGAGCCGCGCGCATTGCCCGATGCGTCCGGCCGCCTGCTGGCCGATCTGGTGGCCCGGCGACGGCAGATCGTGTCGATGATCGCCGCCGAGCGCCAGCGTCAGAGCCGCCTCACGGAACCGCGGGTGCGGCGCTCGATCCTGCGTCTGATCACGGCCCTGGAGAAGGAACTGAACGAGGTCGACCGCGAGATCGACGACCAGGTCCGCGGCTCGCCGATCTGGCAGGCACAGGAGGATCTGCTGCGCAGCGTGCCCGGCATCGGTCCGGCCACCGCCCGCACCCTGCTCGCCGATCTGCCCGAACTCGGCCGACTGGACCGGCGCCAGATCGCCTCCCTGGCGGGGCTGGCACCGTGGACGCGCCAATCGGGAACTTGGCGCGGCAAAGCCTTCATCGGCGGCGGACGCGCGAGCGTACGCACCGCCCTGTTCGTCGCAGCCATGGTCGGCGCGCGCTACAACCCTACCCTCAAGGCCTTCCACGCCAGACTGATCGCTGCAGGAAAGCCCAAGATGGTCGCCCTCATCGCCGTCGCCAGAAAGCTGCTTACCATCCTCAACGCCATCGTCAGAGATCAAAAGCCATGGCAAGTCGCTTGA
- a CDS encoding bifunctional metallophosphatase/5'-nucleotidase encodes MFSFLRTFAFALVAVATLAGPAAAEPLKLVLLHLNDWDKMESAGKVASVIAAEKEAAKAEGAFVLVTFGGDLISPSLMSGIDKGAHMIELAEQVGIEYATLGNHEFDLGDEVLKARVAESDFKWISSNVTLDGKPFPGVEGPQIVDMNGYKIGLIGLTTPDTSFLASPGPGVGFADYTEAATTAAGVLKGLGADFIIVLSHGGETLDRGLTRSVKDIDLVLGGHDHLARIVYDGRDMTASSGSQGEFIAKTVIEMDKVEKRGKLSLVWKPSFGLVATAGAIPAAQVQAQVDEYTAALDRELGQVIGSTAVELDTRRAAIRSQETAFGNLVADASRAATGADVGLANGGGIRGDTVYPAGTQLTRKIILTELPFGNSTVKLQLTGAQLRAALEHGVSGLEDGQGRFPQVSGMTYSFDGSKPVGSRIVEVLVAGKPLDDNATYTLSTNDYVGGGGDGYGMFRDAKVLIDGAAGGLEAGQVIDYVLRNGTVSPAVEGRIKRID; translated from the coding sequence ATGTTCTCCTTCCTGCGCACATTTGCGTTCGCGCTCGTGGCTGTCGCCACGCTGGCCGGACCCGCGGCCGCCGAGCCGCTGAAACTGGTGCTTCTGCACCTGAACGACTGGGACAAGATGGAGAGCGCCGGCAAGGTCGCCTCCGTCATCGCCGCGGAGAAGGAAGCGGCCAAGGCCGAAGGCGCCTTCGTGCTCGTCACCTTCGGCGGCGATCTGATCTCGCCGTCGCTGATGAGCGGCATCGACAAGGGCGCGCACATGATCGAACTGGCCGAGCAGGTCGGCATTGAGTACGCGACCCTCGGCAACCACGAGTTCGATCTCGGCGACGAGGTCCTGAAGGCCCGGGTCGCGGAATCCGACTTCAAGTGGATCTCCAGCAACGTCACCCTGGACGGCAAGCCGTTCCCGGGAGTCGAAGGCCCGCAGATCGTCGACATGAACGGCTACAAGATCGGCCTGATCGGCCTGACCACGCCCGACACCTCCTTCCTCGCCAGCCCGGGGCCGGGCGTCGGCTTCGCCGACTACACCGAGGCCGCGACCACCGCGGCCGGCGTGCTGAAGGGCCTGGGGGCGGACTTCATCATCGTGCTCAGCCATGGGGGCGAAACCCTGGACCGCGGCCTGACCCGCTCGGTGAAGGACATCGATCTGGTGCTGGGCGGCCACGACCACCTGGCCCGCATCGTCTATGACGGCCGCGACATGACCGCGTCGTCGGGTTCCCAGGGCGAGTTCATCGCCAAGACCGTCATCGAAATGGACAAGGTCGAGAAGCGCGGCAAGCTGAGCCTGGTCTGGAAGCCGAGCTTCGGCCTGGTCGCCACCGCCGGCGCCATTCCGGCGGCGCAGGTCCAGGCCCAGGTCGACGAGTACACCGCCGCCCTGGACAGGGAGCTGGGCCAGGTCATCGGCAGCACCGCGGTGGAACTGGACACCCGTCGCGCCGCTATCCGCTCCCAGGAGACGGCGTTCGGCAATCTGGTCGCCGATGCCAGCCGGGCCGCGACCGGCGCCGATGTCGGCCTCGCCAATGGCGGCGGCATCCGCGGCGACACCGTCTATCCGGCCGGCACCCAGCTCACCCGCAAGATCATCCTGACCGAGCTGCCGTTCGGCAACTCCACGGTCAAGCTGCAGCTCACCGGCGCCCAGCTCCGCGCCGCCCTGGAGCACGGGGTCAGCGGGTTGGAGGACGGCCAGGGCCGCTTCCCCCAGGTCTCCGGCATGACCTACAGCTTCGACGGATCCAAGCCGGTCGGCTCGCGCATCGTCGAGGTTCTGGTCGCCGGCAAGCCGCTGGACGACAATGCGACCTACACCCTGTCCACCAACGACTATGTCGGCGGCGGCGGCGACGGCTACGGCATGTTCCGCGACGCCAAGGTGCTGATCGACGGCGCTGCCGGCGGTCTGGAGGCCGGTCAGGTGATCGACTACGTGCTCAGGAACGGCACCGTTTCCCCGGCCGTCGAGGGACGCATCAAGCGGATCGACTAA
- a CDS encoding dioxygenase gives MPEDVESMRYFTEDTSVETVLSRMGEPENARLAEVMRSVIAHLHAVVKEVEPTYGEWMAAIRFLTETGRMCDDKRQEFILLSDVLGVSMLVDAINTRRPDGATENTVLGPFHVDGAPDLAMGDTISQDGEGEPLVVRGRVLDGDGRPVEGAVIDTWQTSHDGFYDLQQPGVQPENNLRGVFRTGADGRFSYRSVKPSFYPIPDDGPVGQLLHGLGRGNIRPAHLHYIVGAPGFETVTTHIFVHDDPYLDSDAVFGVKESLIREFTRHDDPAQAAEFGVANPFWTVETDFVLTPAA, from the coding sequence ATGCCGGAAGACGTGGAGTCGATGCGCTATTTCACCGAGGACACCTCCGTGGAGACCGTGCTCTCGCGCATGGGCGAGCCGGAGAACGCGCGTCTCGCCGAGGTGATGCGCTCGGTCATCGCCCATCTGCATGCGGTGGTGAAGGAGGTCGAGCCGACCTACGGGGAATGGATGGCCGCCATCCGCTTCCTGACCGAAACCGGCCGGATGTGCGACGACAAGCGTCAGGAGTTCATCCTGCTCTCCGACGTGCTCGGCGTGTCGATGCTGGTCGACGCGATCAACACGCGGCGGCCGGACGGGGCGACCGAGAACACGGTGCTCGGCCCGTTCCATGTGGACGGCGCGCCGGACCTGGCCATGGGCGACACAATCTCCCAGGACGGAGAGGGCGAACCGCTGGTGGTGCGCGGCCGGGTGCTCGACGGCGACGGACGGCCGGTGGAAGGGGCGGTGATCGACACCTGGCAGACCAGCCATGACGGGTTCTACGACCTGCAGCAGCCGGGGGTGCAGCCGGAGAACAACCTGCGCGGCGTGTTCCGAACCGGCGCCGACGGCCGCTTCTCCTACCGCTCGGTCAAGCCGAGCTTCTATCCGATCCCCGATGACGGGCCGGTGGGGCAGCTCCTGCACGGGCTGGGGCGCGGCAATATCCGCCCGGCCCATCTGCACTACATCGTCGGCGCGCCCGGCTTCGAGACGGTGACCACACACATCTTCGTCCATGACGACCCGTATCTGGACAGCGACGCCGTGTTCGGGGTGAAGGAGAGCCTGATCCGGGAGTTCACCCGGCACGACGATCCGGCCCAGGCGGCCGAGTTCGGGGTGGCCAATCCGTTCTGGACCGTGGAGACCGATTTCGTGCTGACCCCCGCGGCGTGA
- a CDS encoding TonB family protein has translation MRIRPRHMGLAVGVAVAIHVAAAIAMVLQPDIDSKGAAGAGVGGIQVSLGPSGGAPGSVAEVDSDVEKAEPVTPTSAAVAEPDTTRPETVQTQPPPVPVAATEPPPPPAPAETPLETAEVVEKVDEVIAIAEPERVAPPPPLEPVKIERPDPVEKPVEVKPEPVTVARVEPEAPPVETPPMPVTRPQPPQPQKPRVEQTPPRPAPQQTAALSVDAPTAQSAQPAAAQTQGAAGRSGVGQSQQSSTAQASSGGGRPGVTVDYASILQAWLEDHKEYPRRARSRRQEGVVMLYFVMDRAGNVLDYRIDRSSGYDLLDREVEQMIQRAQPLPPMPAEMTQARLELVVPVQFQLR, from the coding sequence ATGCGGATCCGTCCCCGTCACATGGGGCTGGCGGTCGGGGTCGCGGTGGCGATCCACGTCGCCGCGGCCATCGCCATGGTCCTGCAGCCCGATATAGACAGCAAAGGTGCGGCCGGGGCTGGCGTAGGCGGCATCCAGGTGTCCCTCGGCCCGTCCGGCGGCGCCCCCGGCAGCGTGGCCGAGGTGGACAGCGACGTGGAGAAGGCCGAGCCGGTGACGCCGACCTCGGCCGCGGTCGCCGAACCCGACACCACCCGTCCGGAAACCGTCCAGACCCAGCCGCCGCCGGTGCCCGTCGCGGCGACCGAGCCGCCGCCGCCCCCGGCACCCGCCGAGACGCCGTTGGAGACGGCCGAGGTGGTGGAGAAGGTCGACGAGGTCATCGCCATCGCCGAGCCGGAGCGGGTCGCCCCTCCGCCGCCGCTCGAGCCGGTGAAGATCGAGCGTCCCGACCCCGTGGAGAAGCCCGTCGAGGTCAAGCCCGAGCCGGTGACCGTCGCCCGGGTCGAGCCGGAGGCGCCGCCCGTCGAGACGCCGCCGATGCCGGTGACCCGTCCGCAACCTCCGCAGCCGCAGAAGCCCAGGGTGGAGCAGACCCCGCCGCGCCCGGCACCGCAGCAGACGGCCGCACTCTCCGTGGACGCGCCCACTGCGCAGAGCGCCCAGCCTGCAGCCGCCCAGACCCAGGGGGCGGCCGGCCGCAGCGGCGTGGGCCAGTCCCAGCAGTCCAGCACCGCCCAGGCCAGCAGCGGTGGCGGACGCCCCGGCGTGACGGTCGACTACGCCTCGATCCTGCAGGCCTGGCTGGAGGACCATAAGGAATATCCCCGCCGCGCCCGCTCCCGCCGGCAGGAGGGGGTGGTCATGCTGTATTTCGTGATGGACCGCGCCGGGAACGTGCTCGACTACCGGATCGACCGCAGCTCGGGCTACGACCTGCTGGACCGCGAGGTGGAGCAGATGATCCAGCGCGCCCAGCCGCTGCCGCCGATGCCGGCGGAGATGACCCAGGCCCGTCTCGAACTCGTCGTCCCGGTGCAGTTCCAGCTCCGCTAG
- a CDS encoding biopolymer transporter ExbD: MSLVRQRPKNEDDRILPLINVVFLLLIFFMLAGRLAATDPFQIDPPVSASEGLVTVEDLLVQVGVDGRLALNGQEMGEAQMAAAVAERLADGTPAPVRLKADGTVEATRVVAIMELLREAGVASVQLLTLPAGDG, translated from the coding sequence ATGTCGCTTGTGAGACAGCGTCCCAAGAACGAGGACGACCGGATCCTGCCGCTGATCAACGTGGTCTTCCTGTTGCTGATCTTCTTCATGCTGGCCGGGCGCCTGGCGGCGACCGATCCGTTTCAGATCGACCCGCCGGTCTCCGCTAGCGAGGGGCTGGTGACCGTGGAGGATCTGCTGGTGCAGGTCGGCGTCGACGGCCGCCTGGCGCTGAACGGCCAGGAGATGGGCGAGGCGCAGATGGCCGCCGCGGTCGCCGAGCGCCTCGCCGACGGCACCCCGGCGCCGGTCCGACTGAAGGCCGACGGCACGGTGGAAGCCACCCGGGTGGTGGCGATCATGGAGCTGCTGCGCGAGGCCGGTGTGGCGTCCGTCCAACTCCTCACCCTGCCGGCCGGAGACGGCTGA
- a CDS encoding biopolymer transporter ExbD, translated as MATSANTDAVPPGYTPPRLANSGRRRRAVISLTPLIDVVFILLVFFMLASSFLDWRTIDLAAPTSAGAGSAMTGAMLLEIRPDGLRLSGHMVTLDEAERKIMAKVREKADQRVLIKPADGVALQDTVSVLDRLSAAGVANMSFVRSGSR; from the coding sequence ATGGCTACGAGCGCGAATACGGACGCGGTCCCACCCGGCTACACGCCGCCGCGGCTGGCGAATAGCGGCCGCCGGCGCCGCGCGGTCATCAGCCTGACGCCGCTGATCGACGTGGTGTTCATCCTGCTGGTGTTCTTCATGCTGGCCTCCAGCTTCCTGGACTGGCGGACCATCGATCTGGCCGCCCCGACCTCGGCGGGGGCCGGCAGCGCGATGACCGGCGCCATGCTGCTGGAGATCCGGCCCGACGGGCTGCGCCTGAGCGGGCACATGGTCACCCTGGACGAGGCCGAGCGGAAGATCATGGCCAAGGTGCGCGAGAAGGCGGATCAGCGGGTGCTGATCAAGCCGGCGGACGGCGTGGCCCTGCAGGACACGGTGAGCGTGCTGGATCGGCTGTCGGCGGCGGGCGTCGCCAACATGTCCTTCGTGCGCTCGGGCAGCCGATAG
- a CDS encoding MotA/TolQ/ExbB proton channel family protein: MNDTVGTTAATGTADPAGAADAAQGLGAPAVEAVEPDWLASLTDMLAAGGPVVAILIAMSVIALAIVLVKLWQFRAARLGDRKSVRTALTLVRSGRSQEALAAVRSKRNPVAQAVTRALIGQQRGLPDHKIREEAVRFGGDMLEELRGYLRPLEVIASLAPLLGLFGTVLGMIGAFQQLEAAGNQVNPAVLSGGIWEALLTTAVGLAVAIPAVAALNWLERVVERTAHEMDSAITGVFTQDLSTQVGESDGHGYEREYGRGPTRLHAAAAGE; the protein is encoded by the coding sequence ATGAACGATACCGTTGGCACGACGGCCGCGACCGGCACGGCGGACCCCGCCGGCGCGGCGGATGCGGCCCAGGGTCTCGGGGCGCCGGCGGTCGAGGCGGTGGAGCCGGATTGGCTCGCCAGCCTGACCGACATGCTGGCGGCGGGCGGCCCGGTGGTGGCGATCCTGATCGCCATGTCGGTGATCGCCCTGGCCATCGTCCTGGTGAAGCTGTGGCAGTTCCGCGCCGCCCGTCTCGGCGACCGCAAGTCGGTGCGCACCGCTTTGACCCTGGTGCGGTCCGGCCGGTCGCAGGAGGCGCTGGCCGCCGTCCGCAGCAAGCGCAATCCGGTGGCCCAGGCCGTCACGCGGGCGCTGATCGGCCAGCAGCGCGGTCTGCCGGATCACAAGATCCGCGAGGAGGCCGTACGGTTCGGCGGCGACATGCTCGAGGAGCTGCGCGGCTATCTGCGGCCGCTGGAGGTGATCGCCTCGCTGGCGCCGCTGCTCGGCCTTTTCGGCACGGTGCTCGGCATGATCGGCGCGTTCCAGCAATTGGAGGCCGCGGGCAATCAGGTGAACCCGGCCGTGCTGTCCGGCGGCATCTGGGAGGCGCTGCTGACCACCGCGGTCGGTCTGGCCGTCGCCATCCCGGCGGTGGCGGCGCTGAACTGGCTGGAACGGGTGGTCGAGCGCACCGCCCATGAGATGGACAGCGCCATCACGGGCGTCTTCACACAGGATCTCTCCACGCAGGTGGGGGAAAGCGACGGTCATGGCTACGAGCGCGAATACGGACGCGGTCCCACCCGGCTACACGCCGCCGCGGCTGGCGAATAG